The proteins below come from a single Desulfitobacterium metallireducens DSM 15288 genomic window:
- a CDS encoding TetR/AcrR family transcriptional regulator, with protein sequence MVYNKTEKILEKQQLRSQKIIKAVREILSEKDMGKVSIKSIAQKAGIATGTFYLYFADKETLIDTVVQEIYQELLEHIKNERAQYSNGFDKLQATMEVCIQLFMKEKHLAKTVLVDVPQKNTALNSKYTYIENDLIRLAKIDIDELMDKQLIPKQDTLVSAIAFVGAFREVILSWISTGEPLDSELAQKTLIEYNMRALGRYII encoded by the coding sequence ATGGTCTATAATAAAACCGAAAAAATATTAGAAAAGCAGCAATTACGAAGTCAGAAAATTATTAAAGCTGTTCGCGAAATTCTCTCCGAAAAAGATATGGGTAAAGTATCAATCAAATCAATTGCTCAAAAAGCAGGGATTGCTACAGGTACATTTTATTTGTACTTTGCGGATAAAGAAACTTTGATTGATACTGTTGTCCAAGAAATCTACCAAGAACTACTCGAGCATATAAAAAATGAAAGGGCGCAGTACTCAAACGGTTTTGACAAGTTACAGGCAACTATGGAAGTCTGTATCCAATTATTTATGAAAGAAAAGCACCTCGCCAAAACTGTTTTAGTTGATGTTCCACAGAAAAATACGGCACTGAATTCGAAATATACATATATTGAAAACGATCTCATCCGACTTGCCAAGATAGACATAGACGAGCTCATGGATAAACAACTAATCCCAAAGCAAGATACTCTGGTCAGCGCAATAGCATTCGTTGGAGCGTTCCGCGAAGTTATTTTATCCTGGATTAGTACTGGTGAACCCCTCGACTCAGAGCTTGCCCAAAAAACTCTCATTGAATATAACATGAGGGCATTAGGCAGATACATAAT
- the truA gene encoding tRNA pseudouridine(38-40) synthase TruA translates to MRNLKLTIAYDGSRYKGWQKQKDNDLTIQGKIETVLSKMTGESILLVGCGRTDSGVHAENYIANFHTKCALSPNEIVDYLYEYLPEDIVVKSIDEIAERFHARYNVKSKTYVYRINTDKFRDVFNRKYTYHLADKLNLREMKSASEVLIGTHDFQSFTNLKSRDKSTIRTINYINIGEQDGLLEIEVNGNGFLWNMVRIIVGTLLEVGKGNLKPSDVEKILNEKKRWEAGPLAQAKGLFLKDVQY, encoded by the coding sequence ATGAGAAATTTAAAATTGACCATTGCCTATGATGGATCTAGATACAAAGGCTGGCAAAAACAAAAGGACAATGATCTCACAATACAAGGTAAAATAGAAACCGTCTTATCCAAAATGACTGGAGAATCTATTCTTCTCGTGGGATGTGGTCGAACCGATTCAGGAGTCCATGCTGAAAATTACATCGCCAATTTCCATACTAAATGCGCCTTGAGTCCCAACGAAATAGTAGATTATCTTTATGAGTATTTACCAGAAGATATCGTTGTAAAATCTATCGATGAGATAGCTGAAAGGTTTCATGCCAGATATAATGTAAAATCAAAAACGTATGTATATAGAATAAATACGGACAAATTCAGAGATGTGTTTAACAGAAAGTATACTTATCACCTTGCTGATAAACTTAATTTAAGAGAAATGAAAAGTGCTTCAGAGGTTTTAATTGGCACGCATGATTTTCAGAGTTTTACTAACTTAAAAAGCAGAGACAAATCAACGATCAGAACGATCAATTATATCAATATAGGTGAACAGGATGGACTTCTAGAAATAGAGGTGAATGGCAATGGCTTCTTGTGGAATATGGTAAGAATCATTGTTGGAACACTTCTTGAAGTCGGTAAAGGTAATCTTAAACCAAGTGATGTTGAAAAAATATTAAATGAAAAGAAAAGATGGGAAGCTGGGCCTTTAGCTCAAGCTAAAGGGCTATTTCTAAAAGATGTCCAATATTAA
- a CDS encoding methyl-accepting chemotaxis protein, giving the protein MHSLTKFISRFSIMSIMFGTMLFAGALVGLIFPLFAQLFVTISPGKSQLFTVSCVLAGFLLGVGNYFIARAILYNPFNTITQKVKELSSGDLTVHMEIRGSDLIGELAQAIELLSTSFRRTSGNTLKAAQKVVQVSDQVTMRSQSYIEKSHHSSEISNQQVQNASDQIETFQQVSAIIQKMLEEVNEINLLLQSATQTAVQFMNTSTEGTGLVQKLDQGIENIKSDLNLTQNRVNQLQQNSNQINSIVKLIQGIATQTNLLALNASIEAARAGEAGKGFSVVADEVRKLAVASSDAAKQIAALLHSMNDDIESLVFSTDNTFNALIQEESSMEEAQNVFGEIATKANLLKNSIQSAEKMLDSTNQEASQVKTALSQMNTLSNSSWDFAIKIGALFEEQANGLQTLANQSESLQLTLTEMTAGLDSLKL; this is encoded by the coding sequence ATGCACTCATTAACAAAATTTATTAGTCGCTTTTCAATAATGTCCATCATGTTTGGCACGATGCTTTTTGCGGGAGCACTTGTAGGATTGATTTTCCCGCTTTTTGCGCAACTTTTTGTAACGATATCGCCGGGGAAAAGCCAACTATTTACAGTGAGCTGTGTTTTGGCCGGATTTCTTCTCGGAGTAGGAAATTATTTTATTGCCCGCGCTATTCTCTATAATCCATTTAATACCATCACTCAAAAAGTCAAAGAATTATCTTCAGGTGATTTAACCGTTCATATGGAAATCAGAGGGAGCGATCTGATTGGCGAACTGGCCCAGGCCATTGAACTGCTCTCTACAAGTTTTAGACGCACCTCAGGAAACACCCTTAAAGCAGCTCAAAAGGTAGTTCAGGTTAGCGACCAAGTCACAATGCGCTCTCAATCATATATTGAAAAGTCTCATCACTCTTCGGAAATATCTAATCAACAAGTTCAGAATGCATCTGACCAAATTGAAACTTTTCAACAGGTCAGTGCGATAATCCAGAAAATGCTCGAGGAAGTTAACGAAATTAATTTGCTTCTTCAATCAGCTACTCAAACTGCAGTTCAGTTTATGAATACATCGACAGAAGGAACGGGTTTAGTCCAGAAACTAGACCAAGGAATTGAAAACATCAAGTCTGATTTAAACCTCACCCAAAATCGCGTTAATCAGCTTCAACAAAATTCCAATCAAATCAATTCAATTGTTAAACTGATTCAAGGAATTGCAACTCAAACGAATTTGCTGGCACTGAATGCTTCCATTGAAGCCGCCAGAGCAGGCGAGGCGGGTAAAGGTTTCTCAGTTGTTGCTGACGAAGTACGAAAGCTGGCAGTGGCTTCCTCCGATGCCGCAAAACAAATCGCAGCTCTCCTCCATTCAATGAATGATGATATCGAATCGTTGGTCTTTTCGACAGATAATACGTTTAATGCCTTAATCCAAGAAGAATCATCGATGGAAGAAGCACAGAATGTCTTTGGTGAAATTGCGACAAAAGCGAATTTACTTAAAAATAGCATCCAGTCCGCTGAGAAAATGTTAGATAGCACGAATCAAGAAGCATCTCAGGTTAAAACAGCCTTGAGCCAAATGAATACGTTAAGCAATAGTTCATGGGATTTTGCTATAAAAATCGGAGCTTTGTTTGAAGAGCAAGCAAACGGCCTACAAACGCTTGCCAATCAATCTGAGTCCCTACAACTAACCCTAACTGAAATGACAGCTGGACTTGACTCACTAAAACTTTAA
- a CDS encoding FadR/GntR family transcriptional regulator: MQFEKITKPHKTYQEVLKQINNRVIEGKLRPGDRLMGEREMAAELGVSRTTLREALRTMEFLGLVKIKPGGGTFIQDAQLNEIISPLALALSVEPIRIEELWETRITLEVKCAGLAALRASEEDMQRIADALRDMQAQLGDLDA; the protein is encoded by the coding sequence ATGCAGTTTGAGAAGATTACGAAGCCTCACAAAACATACCAAGAGGTTTTAAAACAAATCAACAACCGAGTTATCGAAGGAAAGCTCCGCCCCGGCGATCGACTCATGGGGGAACGAGAAATGGCTGCTGAGTTAGGGGTTAGTCGGACAACTTTACGAGAGGCGCTCAGGACCATGGAATTCTTGGGATTGGTTAAAATTAAGCCAGGAGGCGGAACGTTCATTCAAGATGCTCAGTTAAATGAAATCATTAGCCCTTTGGCATTAGCTTTATCGGTGGAGCCGATACGAATTGAAGAACTTTGGGAAACTCGCATTACTCTTGAGGTGAAATGTGCAGGCTTAGCTGCCTTACGGGCCTCAGAGGAAGACATGCAGCGGATAGCCGACGCTCTCCGTGATATGCAGGCTCAATTGGGTGATCTTGATGCCTAG
- a CDS encoding LUD domain-containing protein translates to MSNSKAQNILKQIDTNRKALIQEYPNLAKQVHDIKTSVATNLKASTENTVASLIRKGCHVTVAKNSAEAQEQILKILGGNQHVAMSKNPVFTEIALRNYLKANSVEVLNTDLGERASGTEIDAHPWIASINTSIPNQEWVIQTKHEIKEQVAHLQYGITGAEAIVEQNGTIALLESEGNVRFTTNLPYNHIVVVGIDKIVPSLEDALAVCRAISVYGLGRDLLSYISFINGPSRTADIEYKMVQGMHGPKEVYVILVDNGRLAAAESRQFDLLKCFHCGGCLVDCPKYLTEGIEKGYYFTGKRAKILASFLEGAKQADDADCGDCSLCNQNCPVGIQV, encoded by the coding sequence ATGAGTAACTCAAAAGCACAGAATATCTTAAAACAGATTGATACAAACCGAAAAGCACTAATTCAGGAGTATCCCAATTTAGCGAAGCAAGTTCATGATATCAAAACTTCAGTAGCAACTAACCTAAAAGCCTCTACAGAGAATACTGTTGCCTCCCTCATAAGAAAAGGATGCCATGTGACCGTGGCCAAAAATTCAGCTGAAGCACAAGAGCAAATTTTAAAAATCCTTGGAGGAAATCAACATGTGGCGATGAGTAAAAACCCTGTTTTTACTGAAATCGCTTTGAGAAATTATTTAAAAGCAAATAGTGTAGAGGTTCTTAATACGGATTTAGGGGAAAGAGCTTCCGGGACTGAAATTGATGCGCATCCTTGGATTGCGAGTATCAATACCTCAATTCCAAATCAGGAATGGGTTATACAGACTAAGCATGAGATCAAGGAGCAGGTGGCTCATCTGCAGTATGGAATTACTGGTGCGGAAGCTATCGTCGAACAAAATGGAACCATAGCCCTACTTGAAAGCGAGGGAAATGTACGGTTCACCACCAATCTTCCGTATAATCATATTGTGGTTGTTGGAATCGATAAGATTGTTCCCTCACTTGAAGATGCCTTAGCTGTTTGCCGTGCAATCAGTGTTTATGGCCTAGGCAGAGATCTCCTAAGCTACATTTCCTTTATCAATGGCCCCAGCCGAACAGCGGATATCGAGTATAAAATGGTCCAAGGCATGCACGGTCCTAAAGAAGTATACGTGATCCTGGTTGATAATGGACGTTTGGCAGCGGCAGAGAGTCGACAGTTTGATTTACTTAAATGCTTCCATTGCGGTGGTTGTCTTGTCGATTGTCCAAAATATCTAACCGAAGGAATAGAAAAAGGCTATTACTTCACCGGGAAAAGGGCGAAGATTCTGGCAAGTTTCTTAGAAGGAGCAAAACAAGCCGATGATGCAGATTGTGGAGATTGCTCACTGTGTAATCAAAACTGTCCCGTAGGTATTCAAGTTTAA
- a CDS encoding LUD domain-containing protein encodes MGKHAYKIVKSKVTEGLHDIQSRKGRFIAFNSIRPAMTNMVPNYPELSNRLRGIKEYSIDHLDEMITKAQKSLEKKGCKVFFAESVEDAQKYIASLIPNNGLVVKSKSNAGKEINISHYLEDCDVTVVETDLGDRINQLDKGEASHSLAPAIHIPIERVTELFSEEAGEQLKCTPEALVISARKQLRDYLVNADVGISGANAIAADTGSVFLTENEGNIRAVTMMPKVHIVIAGVEKIVPTLEDAMQVLRSAAVYGVGQDIGTYVSMISGVSESLDPDLNTFSQGQGPGEVHIVFLKHGRKEAIDAGFKESLYCINCGSCLNFCPVYAEVGSKYGYKYLGGRGVVFGAFHGDLEKAEEGGLSLCIGCQKCVKACPVQMRTPDMIWKLRQKAVTNEGLSKTKNFVFSALTRKQILPLVSKLGTLFGGVILEDANKGMTSRVALNSMGMPKERVLPRFKGKTFAETAQPKMIINPVKKVGFFPGCVVNYTDTDLGEALLHVLGENNVEVKIGKEDLCCGIPSIVSGDLAHAKEMALKNINAYSAFDIDALAFVCPSCAVAFKEEYPKLFADASPEIREKVQKLASKVKDINEFLLHDIELKLPEQEVTEIVTYHDPCHLARSLNIKEEPREILQKIQGVKFVEMKDADMCCGFGGSFSLSFYELSHRINEDKLDNIDDTQATTLATSCPGCMIHFQDGITQHHMKQKVAHVVQILSRAYGRR; translated from the coding sequence CTTTTAATTCGATTCGTCCTGCGATGACAAACATGGTTCCTAATTATCCTGAACTTTCCAACCGCTTGCGCGGAATTAAGGAATATAGTATTGATCATTTGGATGAAATGATTACTAAAGCGCAAAAGTCATTAGAGAAAAAGGGGTGTAAAGTATTCTTTGCTGAATCTGTTGAGGATGCTCAGAAGTATATAGCAAGTCTGATTCCAAACAACGGCTTGGTCGTTAAGTCCAAGTCGAATGCCGGTAAAGAGATTAATATTTCTCATTACCTCGAAGATTGCGATGTAACAGTGGTAGAAACAGATCTTGGTGATCGAATTAACCAACTCGATAAGGGAGAAGCGAGCCACTCTTTAGCTCCTGCTATTCATATCCCCATAGAAAGAGTCACCGAGCTTTTTTCCGAAGAAGCTGGCGAGCAGCTAAAATGTACGCCTGAAGCGTTAGTAATATCTGCCCGCAAACAACTTCGTGATTATTTAGTAAATGCAGATGTAGGAATCTCAGGAGCTAACGCTATTGCCGCAGATACGGGAAGTGTCTTTCTAACTGAGAACGAAGGAAATATCCGGGCTGTTACGATGATGCCTAAAGTTCACATTGTGATCGCAGGTGTTGAGAAAATTGTGCCAACCCTCGAAGATGCCATGCAAGTTCTGAGGTCAGCAGCAGTTTATGGCGTAGGTCAAGATATTGGGACTTATGTTTCAATGATTTCAGGCGTGAGCGAATCACTTGATCCTGATTTAAATACCTTTTCTCAAGGACAGGGCCCAGGAGAAGTTCATATCGTTTTCTTAAAACACGGTCGTAAAGAAGCGATTGATGCAGGGTTTAAAGAATCTCTTTATTGTATTAATTGTGGTAGCTGTTTGAACTTTTGTCCGGTATATGCGGAAGTCGGCAGCAAGTATGGATATAAGTATCTTGGAGGTCGTGGCGTAGTTTTTGGCGCCTTTCATGGTGACCTCGAAAAAGCGGAAGAAGGCGGCTTATCACTCTGTATTGGTTGTCAAAAATGTGTAAAAGCATGTCCAGTTCAAATGAGAACTCCGGATATGATCTGGAAGTTGCGTCAAAAGGCCGTAACCAACGAGGGATTAAGCAAGACCAAGAATTTCGTTTTCTCCGCGCTAACAAGAAAACAAATCTTACCCTTGGTTAGCAAGCTAGGAACGTTGTTTGGCGGAGTGATTTTAGAAGACGCGAATAAGGGAATGACTTCTCGAGTCGCTTTGAATTCCATGGGAATGCCGAAGGAACGAGTGCTTCCTCGATTCAAAGGAAAAACTTTTGCAGAAACCGCTCAACCCAAGATGATTATCAATCCCGTGAAGAAAGTCGGATTTTTCCCAGGATGTGTGGTGAATTATACCGATACAGATCTGGGTGAAGCACTTCTCCATGTCTTAGGTGAAAATAACGTGGAAGTCAAAATTGGAAAAGAGGACCTTTGCTGCGGAATTCCCAGCATTGTCAGCGGAGACTTGGCTCATGCTAAAGAGATGGCTTTGAAAAATATCAATGCCTATAGTGCTTTTGATATAGATGCATTAGCTTTTGTTTGCCCAAGTTGTGCCGTTGCTTTCAAAGAAGAATATCCTAAGCTTTTCGCAGATGCTTCACCGGAGATTCGTGAAAAAGTTCAAAAACTCGCGTCGAAGGTGAAAGATATCAATGAGTTTTTACTCCACGATATCGAATTGAAGCTTCCTGAGCAAGAAGTTACGGAAATCGTAACTTATCATGATCCTTGTCATCTTGCCCGAAGTTTGAACATTAAAGAGGAACCTCGGGAAATTCTTCAGAAGATTCAAGGAGTGAAGTTTGTAGAAATGAAAGATGCAGATATGTGTTGTGGTTTTGGCGGATCCTTCAGTTTAAGCTTCTATGAACTCTCGCACCGGATTAATGAAGATAAGTTGGATAACATTGACGACACCCAAGCCACTACCCTTGCAACGAGTTGTCCTGGATGCATGATTCATTTTCAGGATGGAATTACTCAGCACCACATGAAGCAAAAGGTTGCTCACGTTGTTCAAATACTGAGTAGAGCATACGGGAGGAGATAG